One segment of Candidatus Nitrospira nitrosa DNA contains the following:
- a CDS encoding universal stress protein, whose amino-acid sequence MRILCAVDGSEHSQWGVQALEALAGREPEHVVLLHIVDQPALQAATNKNPVAAKRALAALEKAGSIMLRDAARAARLALGQAATRPRTKLQTILTHGPIAHTISRTARRLKADLILMGSRGLHDIHGFLLGSVSRQVAATAPCPLLVVKQPLTTLLRVAIAVDDSRPSRAATRFLRTRILQESATVTILTSVESPVTDFAARYLSESQLAELKGPVMERATRLVSTLRDEFIKDNLSVVTQVHMDHVIDTIVKHVEASHDQLLVIGSRDLTKSERLYLGSVSESLLRHAPCSVLIVRGARA is encoded by the coding sequence ATGCGGATCTTATGCGCGGTCGATGGATCGGAACATTCGCAGTGGGGTGTCCAGGCGCTTGAGGCACTGGCCGGTCGAGAACCTGAGCATGTGGTACTTCTGCACATCGTCGACCAACCGGCGCTCCAGGCCGCCACGAATAAGAATCCCGTCGCCGCAAAACGTGCCCTTGCAGCGCTGGAGAAAGCCGGTTCCATCATGTTGCGGGATGCCGCACGAGCGGCTCGACTTGCTCTGGGCCAGGCAGCAACCAGACCGCGGACAAAACTCCAGACGATCCTCACGCATGGTCCGATTGCCCATACCATTTCGCGAACAGCCAGGCGACTGAAGGCCGACCTCATCCTCATGGGATCGCGCGGCCTGCACGACATTCACGGATTCTTGCTTGGGAGTGTCTCTCGTCAGGTGGCCGCGACAGCTCCTTGTCCCCTGTTGGTCGTGAAACAACCGCTGACCACCCTGCTCCGCGTGGCCATCGCCGTGGACGACTCCAGACCATCACGCGCTGCCACCCGGTTTCTTCGAACCCGCATCTTGCAGGAATCCGCCACCGTCACGATCCTAACCTCGGTGGAAAGTCCCGTAACGGACTTTGCAGCACGCTATCTCTCCGAATCGCAACTGGCCGAATTGAAAGGACCTGTCATGGAAAGGGCCACCAGGTTGGTCAGTACCCTACGGGATGAGTTCATCAAAGATAATTTATCGGTTGTCACTCAGGTCCACATGGACCATGTGATCGACACCATTGTGAAACATGTCGAGGCTAGCCATGACCAACTACTGGTGATCGGTTCTCGTGATTTGACGAAGAGCGAGCGACTCTATCTCGGCAGCGTATCCGAAAGTCTGCTGAGGCATGCCCCCTGTTCGGTACTGATCGTACGAGGCGCCCGTGCCTGA